The following coding sequences are from one Ornithodoros turicata isolate Travis chromosome 1, ASM3712646v1, whole genome shotgun sequence window:
- the LOC135397017 gene encoding prohibitin 1-like translates to MAAQIFNTLGKLGIGLAIAGGVANSALYNVDGGHRAVIFDRFTGVKNYVVGEGTHFLIPWVQRPIIYDVRSRPRNIPVVTGSKDLQNVNITLRILFRPVQEQLPRMYTTLGVDYDERVLPSITTEVLKAVVAQFDASEMITQREVVSQKVCEELTERASTFGVILDDISITHLTFGKEFTQAVEMKQVAQQEAERARFLVEKAEQQKKAAVISAEGDSQAAHLLAKSFGDAGEALVELRRLEAAEDISFQLSRSRNVVYLPTGQSTLLSLPQ, encoded by the exons ATGGCTGCCCAAATTTTCAACACTCTTGGCAAGCTAGGAATCGGGCTTGCGATTGCTGGTGGCGTTGCGAATAGTGCACTGTACAATG TTGACGGCGGTCACCGTGCAGTCATCTTTGACCGCTTCACGGGAGTGAAGAACTATGTTGTTGGAGAAGGAACTCACTTCCTCATCCCATGGGTGCAGCGCCCTATAATTTATGATGTCCGATCACGTCCCCGTAACATTCCTGTAGTCACTGGAAGCAAAG aCCTGCAAAATGTTAATATTACCCTCCGAATCCTGTTCAGGCCTGTCCAAGAGCAGCTTCCACGCATGTACACTACACTAGGCGTTGATTACGACGAGAGAGTGTTGCCTTCCATTACAACTGAAGTTCTTAAAGCTGTTGTG GCACAGTTCGATGCCAGCGAAATGATTACACAGCGAGAGGTTGTCTCACAAAAGGTCTGTGAAGAGCTGACAGAAAGAGCGAGTACGTTCGGCGTAATATTGGACGACATTTCCATC ACACATTTGACATTTGGCAAAGAGTTTACCCAAGCTGTTGAAATGAAGCAGGTTGCACAGCAGGAGGCCGAGCGTGCTAGATTCCTCGTCGAAAAG GCTGAGCAACAGAAGAAGGCAGCAGTTATCTCTGCTGAAGGTGACTCCCAAGCTGCACATTTGTTGGCCAAGTCCTTCGGCGATGCTGGCGAGGCTCTAGTTGAACTTCGTCGTCTCGAGGCTGCTGAAGACATCTCGTTCCAGCTTTCACGATCCAGGAACGTTGTGTATTTGCCTACTGGACAGAGCACACTGCTTAGTTTGCCTCAATGA
- the LOC135397028 gene encoding nuclear receptor subfamily 4 group A member 1-like has product MSVSQKFCEELERSLKTPKLEPAAEAIEDSSTAMGTADQYTAQRGLTAVDTPDYYVPQASMDPQWDYNYGEYVSQIYDGYAYQQVAATGWSQQSCRYHPYGGRHYAYQTSQAPSVWYQHYPAVHAAIGDNCRGYVYDHGGSPNGSTGSPSQRFSPEASEDSGVVTPTDFSYTGYSPVQYKTVQRRTPRPKSEARECTVCLRPATGFHYNAATCDACKGFFRRVVALNKVYKCIGDGNCVAVTERSGCKACRMARCKAAGMDPTLVQAPFRQKTTAITARELDYPTLLALLQSPALSPLPADATLA; this is encoded by the exons ATGTCTG TCTCTCAGAAATTTTGCGAGGAGCTCGAGAGATCCCTTAAAACTCCGAAATTAGAGCCTGCGGCAGAAGCAATCGAGGACAGCAGTACGGCTATGGGTACTGCAGACCAGTACACTGCACAGCGTGGCTTAACTGCAGTAGACACGCCGGATTACTACGTTCCTCAAG CGTCTATGGACCCGCAGTGGGATTATAACTACGGCGAGTACGTGAGCCAGATCTACGACGGGTACGCTTATCAGCAAGTGGCAGCCACTGGCTGGAGCCAACAAAGCTGCCGCTACCACCCGTACGGTGGTCGACATTACGCCTATCAAACTTCGCAAGCTCCTTCTGTGTGGTATCAACACTATCCCGCAGTTCATGCTGCAATCGGCGACAACTGCAGAGGCTATGTCTACGACCACGGCGGTTCACCCAACGGGTCTACCGGCTCGCCGAGTCAAAGGTTTTCACCGGAGGCTTCTGAGGACTCTGGCGTGGTTACTCCGACAGATTTCAGCTACACCGGCTACTCACCTGTACAATATAAGACTGTTCAGAGGCGGACCCCACGGCCCAAGTCAGA GGCCAGAGAATGCACCGTGTGCCTGAGGCCAGCGACAGGGTTCCATTACAACGCTGCCACATGCGATGCTTGCAAG GGCTTTTTCCGTCGTGTTGTTGCTTTAAACAAAGTTTACAAGTGCATTGGGGACGGCAACTGCGTAGCTGTGACGGAACGGAGCGGGTGCAAGGCTTGCAGGATGGCCCGGTGTAAAGCGGCCGGAATGGATCCTACTC TGGTACAAGCTCCGTTCAGACAAAAGACAACAGCCATTACCGCGAGGGAGCTTGATT ATCCTACGCTGCTTGCTCTGCTGCAGTCCCCCGCACTTTCCCCTCTTCCTGCGGACGCCACCTTGGCCTGA